A window of Planctomycetota bacterium genomic DNA:
AAAAGGTACCCCGGGGATAACAGGCTGATCGCACCCGAGCGTCCATAGCGGCGGTGCGGTTTGGCACCTCGATGTCGGCCCAACACATCCTGGGGCTGGAGAAGGTCCCAAGGGTTCGGCTGTTCGCCGATTAAAGTGTTACGCGAGCTGGGTTCAGACCGGCGTGAGCCAGGTCGGTCCCTATCTGCCGTGGGCGTAGGATACTTGAGAGGGCGTCTCCCTAGTACGAGAGGACTCGGAGGCACGTGCCGAGGGTGTACCTGTTGCGGCGCCAGCCGCAGTGCAGGGTAGCCCAGCACGGAAAGGCTAAACGCTGAAGGCATCTAAGCGTGAAGCCCTCCTCAAGACCAGGTATCCATGTCCCGCTTCGGCGGGACGAGAGGCCCCTGGTAGACCACCAGGTTGATAGGCCGGACGTGTAAGGCCCGAAAGGGCTTCAGCCGACCGGTACTAATGGCCAAACACTTGACCACATTAATCCTTGTCTTTCACAACCGCGCCTCACATGCTTCGCCCTTTGCCGCTATTCCAAACCCGACACCGACCTCGCCCTTCGCGAGGCACGTTTAGCCGCCCCGCGTACGCGGGTCTGCCCCATATTTAGCCGGCGGGCTTGCCCGCCGCGTCATTGACAAGTGAATACCAGGCGCCCTTACAGGCGCTCTCGAGTTTTTCCGGTGGCATCACGAGCGGGGCCACACCTGTTCCCATTCCGAACACAGCCGTTAAGCCCGTTTCGGCCGATGGTAGTCCGTAAGGGCGAGAGTAGGTGGCCGCCGGAGTTATCCTTCCAGCCGGGTCTTCCTTCAGGAAGACCCGGCTCCTTTTGCGCTCCCTCCGAAATCCGAGATCGCCGATCTCAAATCTTCTCGGCCGCCTGATCCGCGCTACCCGCTGGTGCACCCGCCCCGTTCGGGTATAATGGCTACCGGTGCCCCGCGAGTGCGGAACGCCTTGAACCTATGCCAGGAGACCGGAACATGACAACCGTAAGGATCGCAGTCGCTGCGCTCGCCTCGCTTCTGGTGGCTGTGGCCGTCGCCGTGACGGCCGAGCCTGATTCCCAGGAAAAGTGGATACCCCTTTTCAACGGCAAGGACCTGACAGGCTGGAAGGTCAAGATCGCCGGCCACGAACTCGGCGACAACTACGGCAACACCTTCCGCGTCGAGGACGGCATCCTGAAGGTGTGCTACGACCAGTACAAGAACTTCGACGGCAAGTTCGGACACCTCTTCTACGAGAAGCCGTTCTCCAACTACCGGATTCGCGTCGAGTACCGTTTCGTGGGCGAACAGACCCCCGGCGGCGCGGGGTGGGCATTCCGCAACAGCGGCGTCATGATCCACGGCCAGTCGCCCGAGAGCATGGGGAAGAACCAGAACTTCCCCGTCTGCATCGAGGTGCAACTCCTGGGCGGCGACGGCACCAAGCCGCGGTCCACCGCCAACCTCTGCACCCCGGGAACGAACGTCGTCATGGACGGCAAACTCATCACCCAGCACGTCATCAATTCCTCCTCCGAGACCTACCACGGCGACCAGTGGGTTACGGTCGAGGTGGAAGCGCGCGGCAACACCATCCGGCACATCGTGGGCGGCAAGACGGTCCTCGAGTACACCGACCCGCAACTCGACGAGAAGGACGCAGACGCCAAGAGGCTCCTGGAGGCCGGCCAGGACAAGATGCTGCGCGGCGGGTCGATTTCCGTCCAGTCCGAGAGCCACCCTGTCGAGTTCCGCAAGATCGAACTGCTGAGGCTCGACGGGTGACGGCGGCCCCTGCCGCACCAACGTATAGTTAGTCAACGGGTCGCATGCTGACGCTCTCGGGGGACCGTTCGCGAAAGGGAGCCCGCCCATGGCCGCCATCGACTCGATCCGAAAGTACCTCGGCCCGGAAGCCGACGAACTCCTCGCCTACCAGGCCAAGGGCATCCCCAAGGAGCAATTACATCTGCCCGGCCCGGACTTCGTGGACCGCGTCGTTGCCCAGAGCGACCGCCCCGCCGCGGTGCTCAATCAGTTGCGCCGGCTCTTCGGTCACGGCCGGCTCGCCGGCACCGGCTACCTCTCCATCCTCCCCGTCGACCAGGGCATTGAGCATTCCGCCGCCGCCTCCTTCGCGCCGAACCCCATCTATTTTGACCCCGAGAACATCGTCCGCCTTGCCATCGAGGGCGGATGTAACGCCGTCGCCTCCACCCTCGGCGTCCTGGGCGCCGTCTCACGCAAGTACGCCCACAAGATCCCCTTCATCGTCAAACTCAACCACTCCGAACTCCTCACCTACCCCAATTCCTACGACCAGACGATGTTCGCCCAGGTCGACCAGGCCTACTGGATGGGCGCCGCCGCCGTCGGTGCCACCATCTACTGGGGAAGCCCCGAGTGCCGGCGACAACTCCAGGAAGTCTCCGACGCCTTCCGCCGCGCCCACCAGCGCGGAATGTTCACCGTCTGCTGGTGCTACCTCCGCAACGATGCCTTCAAGACCCAAGAGGCCGACTACCACCTCGCCGCCGACCTCACGGGACAGGCCAACCACCTCGGCGTCACTCTCGAGGCCGACATCATCAAGCAGAAGGCCCCCGAGTGCAACGGCGGGTTCCTCGCCCTCTCGACCAAGGAGAAGAAGTTCGGCCGTACCCACCAGCGCGTTTATGACGAACTCTGCCCCGACCATCCCATCGAGTGGACCCGCTGGCAGGTCGTCAACTGCTACATGGGCCGCGCGGGACTCATCAACTCCGGCGGCGCGTCCGGCGCCGACGACTTCGCCCAGGTCACACGCACCGCCGTCGTCAACAAACGCGCCGGCGGCATGGGACTCATCACCGGACGCAAATCCTTCCAGCGCCCCATGGCCGACGGCGTCAAACTCCTGAACGCCGTCCAGGACGTGTATCTCTGCAAGGAAGTCACCGTTGCGTGAGTGTTTAGGTGAGCGCGCGCCGTGTCGTCCGCCGTTCAATCCGCAATCCGCATTCCGCAATCCGCAATCGAGAGCCGTTCCCTCGGCACGAAAAACACCAGCCGCCGCCGTACCTCCTTAAACCCCGCCCCTGCGTACAGCCGCCACGCCGGCCCGTTCTCCGTGTCCACCGCCACGGTGAGGGTCACGAGGCCCATCCGCGCCGTGTCCCGAATCGCCTGCCCGAGAAGCGCCCGCCCCACGCCGCGCTCCCGCGCCTCCGGCACGACGCCCAGGTACACGAGGTCCCCGCGCCCCTCGACCTCGCTCGCGAGGACCACCCCGACCGCCTCTCCGCCCTCGAGCGCCAGGTGCCACGCCCCCGCCCGAAAGACGCCCGTCGCACGGTGCGTCGCGAGCGCATCCTGGGCCGTCCTCAGGCCCGCCATTGCGGGGCAGTCCAGGCTCCCCTCGTACGTCCGCGCGATGGTCCGCGCAAATTGGCGCCGACGCCACGGCGTCCAACGCTTCCAGACGATTTCCTTCGGCTCGGGCGCGCGGGCCTCCGCCGCCGTCACCGCACGCCTCAGATACGCCAGCACCGCCAGCCGTTCCATCCCCGCGCGCCCGATCGCGCGCGCGAGCGCGCTCCGTCCCTCCGGTTCCGTTGCCGCCTGGATGAACCGCGCGCCGGCCTCGGCCGAGGCCCGCACCGCCCCCCGAATCAGCCGCGACGCAACTTCCTCGTCCCATTCCGCCAGCCGCGGCGCCACCACCGTCGCGCACCGGCCCGCCCCAGGAACCCAGACGCAGGACCCGACGATGCGTTCGCCCCGAAGCGCGACGATTTGGTTCCGTGGATTCGCCTGGAGGAGGCCCGCCGCGCCGGGCGACTCGCCGGCCGTCGCCGGCATCCGCAGAAACGCCTCGGCGGCCCGGTCCGCCTCCGACCCACGCGCCACGCGAATGTGGATTTCGGCCGCCGCATTAGCCACAGTTCACCGCGTCAACAAAGCCCGCGGATGAACGAAGTGAATCCGCGGGACCGTCTGTCGCCCGTGTCCACCCGTCCGCCCCTACGCCGTCTTTTCCACCAGCGGCCGGATGTGCTCCTCCACCTCCGCTCCGTCCGCCGGCGCCGCCACGTCCTCGAACAAGTGCCAGTCCTCGACGTGTTCCACTGCCGACCCCGGCGCGAGCGCGACCATCGGCCCCAGCGACTCCACCTCCAGCATGTCCGAGTTCGTGAACAGTTCCGTGCTCGACCCCATGTCGGGATACTCGGCCTCGGCGTTCCAGGCGAATCGCTTGACGAACAGGCCCCCGCCGACCGCGTACGCCGCCCAACCCTCCGGATTCGAAAGGCCCAACTTGATCGGCCCAGCACCCCGTTTCTGCGCGAGGAGCACCGACCGCGTGTGCATCGCAAGCCGCTTGTCCCCCAGGTCCGTGTACGGCCACAGGACGAGCCGCTGGTTCGGCAAAAGGTCCCGCGGATGCTCGCCCCGCGCCGGTAGCCCCACGATCGCCACGCCTCCCGGCGCCATCACCG
This region includes:
- a CDS encoding class I fructose-bisphosphate aldolase, whose amino-acid sequence is MAAIDSIRKYLGPEADELLAYQAKGIPKEQLHLPGPDFVDRVVAQSDRPAAVLNQLRRLFGHGRLAGTGYLSILPVDQGIEHSAAASFAPNPIYFDPENIVRLAIEGGCNAVASTLGVLGAVSRKYAHKIPFIVKLNHSELLTYPNSYDQTMFAQVDQAYWMGAAAVGATIYWGSPECRRQLQEVSDAFRRAHQRGMFTVCWCYLRNDAFKTQEADYHLAADLTGQANHLGVTLEADIIKQKAPECNGGFLALSTKEKKFGRTHQRVYDELCPDHPIEWTRWQVVNCYMGRAGLINSGGASGADDFAQVTRTAVVNKRAGGMGLITGRKSFQRPMADGVKLLNAVQDVYLCKEVTVA
- a CDS encoding GNAT family N-acetyltransferase, with amino-acid sequence MANAAAEIHIRVARGSEADRAAEAFLRMPATAGESPGAAGLLQANPRNQIVALRGERIVGSCVWVPGAGRCATVVAPRLAEWDEEVASRLIRGAVRASAEAGARFIQAATEPEGRSALARAIGRAGMERLAVLAYLRRAVTAAEARAPEPKEIVWKRWTPWRRRQFARTIARTYEGSLDCPAMAGLRTAQDALATHRATGVFRAGAWHLALEGGEAVGVVLASEVEGRGDLVYLGVVPEARERGVGRALLGQAIRDTARMGLVTLTVAVDTENGPAWRLYAGAGFKEVRRRLVFFVPRERLSIADCGMRIAD
- a CDS encoding DUF1080 domain-containing protein, which encodes MTTVRIAVAALASLLVAVAVAVTAEPDSQEKWIPLFNGKDLTGWKVKIAGHELGDNYGNTFRVEDGILKVCYDQYKNFDGKFGHLFYEKPFSNYRIRVEYRFVGEQTPGGAGWAFRNSGVMIHGQSPESMGKNQNFPVCIEVQLLGGDGTKPRSTANLCTPGTNVVMDGKLITQHVINSSSETYHGDQWVTVEVEARGNTIRHIVGGKTVLEYTDPQLDEKDADAKRLLEAGQDKMLRGGSISVQSESHPVEFRKIELLRLDG